AAAGTTAGAAAATGAAATATATTTTACTAGAGCGACTAATTCGTTAAAGCAACAGTTTATTAATAAAAATATAGGAATTATTGCAGAATTTAAACGACAGTCGCCAAGCAAAGGAATTATTAATGATGTTGTTACGCCATTAGATGTCGTACTTGGTTATGAGCAAGCTGGAGCCATTGCAAGTTCTATTTTAACCGATTCATTTTTTTTTGGTGGACAAAATCAAGATATATTAGAGGTACGAGATAGTGTAAGCATTCCAATTTTGCGTAAAGAATTCATGATAGATGAATATCAAATTGTAGAAGCAAAAGCGATTGGTGCAGATGTTATTTTATTGATAGCAGCAATCTTAACCAAGCAAGAAATTAAATCGTTTACTACACTTGCACATCAATTAGGTTTAGAAGTATTGCTAGAGTTACACGATACTGAAGAGCTAGATAAAATTGATATTGATGTTGATTTAATAGGCATCAACAACAGAAATTTAAAAACATTTAAGGTAGATATTGAACACAGTATTAAAATGTCGGACTATCTACAAAACGATTTTATTAAAATTGCAGAAAGTGGATTATCTGAAGTTGCTACAGTTAAAAATTTATACCAAGCAGGTTTTAAAGGATTTTTAATGGGCGAAAACTTTATGAAAACTGAAAATCCAGCTTTGAGTTGTAAAAATTTTATAGCACAAATTGATATAAACTAAGCAACATAGATTCAATACATTACTTCTTCTTTTTACATTTTTTCTTTTTAGAATCGGTTTTTATATCATCAGAAGAAATAGAATTGTGCTCTATAATTTCTTCTTGTTCTATATTCTGTTCTTGATTATTGTTGTCTATATCTTCAGTTGATTCAGCTACATCATTCGGATGCTCAATTTCGTAATTCATATTCATAATCATAAGTTTGCTAAGCAATTCATCTACTGTTAGCAAACCAGAAAATCGTTCTAAAATACTATCATTGCTATCAAAAATCATGGTAGTAGGATAGATAGTTACATTGTGTTCTTCTGCTAAATCCATAAACTCAAAATAGTCTACATCAGCTTTTAATACAACAAAGTTATCGTGTAGATATTGGTTGACTTCTTGATTGGTGAAAACTTCATTTTCTAGTTTCTTACAAGGAATACACCATTTTGCACCAAAAACAACCATCAGTTTTTTGTTTTGTTGATTGGCTATTTCATGTACTTCATCGTAGCTGCCTTTGGTATAAAATTGAGAAGCATCAAAATTTTGTGCTACAGAAGTGCTGAGTATAAGAATGGAAATTAGTGTAAAGAATAATTGTTTCATAGTAAAAAATAAAAAAACCGTATTACGAATATAGCAATACGGTTTCAAAATTAATGCCAAAAAAGCTTAATATTTAACGCCAAGTGCTTTTAGCGTTTCTATATTTAAGTTTCCAACTGGCAAGTTATTATCTTGTTGATATTTAATCAATGCTTGTCTAGTATCTTTTCCTAGAATATTATCTACTCCAGCAGGACCAACATCATAACCTCTATCTAACAATGCTTGTTGAATTTGAGAAATAGTATATGAAGTTACTTTGTCGCCACATAAAATTTCTTTCCACTCATTATAACCACCTTTTTTTACGAGTACATTTTTAGTAATAGTTTGATATTCGGCAGGAATAGTTGTTTCTTTAACAGCAGCTGGTTGATCAACTACTGTTTTCGTTACTGTTTTATATTCAGCAGGAATATCTATTTTTTTAGTGGTAGCTGGAGAAGCTAAAACTGTTTTCGTTACTGTTTTATATTCAGCAGGAATGTCAATTACTTGTTCAGCAGCTGGAGTAACTAAAACTTGTTTTGTAATAGTCTTGTATTCAGCAGGAATAGTAATTTCTTTTGTAGATGCAGGTTGGTCAATTACTTCTTTAGACACTTTTTTGTACTGAGCTGGTACCGTTTCTAAACACATAATAATACAATCATCTGGA
Above is a genomic segment from Chitinophagales bacterium containing:
- the trpC gene encoding indole-3-glycerol phosphate synthase TrpC → MNILDKIVAHKKQEVLTAKEKVSIKKLENEIYFTRATNSLKQQFINKNIGIIAEFKRQSPSKGIINDVVTPLDVVLGYEQAGAIASSILTDSFFFGGQNQDILEVRDSVSIPILRKEFMIDEYQIVEAKAIGADVILLIAAILTKQEIKSFTTLAHQLGLEVLLELHDTEELDKIDIDVDLIGINNRNLKTFKVDIEHSIKMSDYLQNDFIKIAESGLSEVATVKNLYQAGFKGFLMGENFMKTENPALSCKNFIAQIDIN
- a CDS encoding thioredoxin family protein yields the protein MKQLFFTLISILILSTSVAQNFDASQFYTKGSYDEVHEIANQQNKKLMVVFGAKWCIPCKKLENEVFTNQEVNQYLHDNFVVLKADVDYFEFMDLAEEHNVTIYPTTMIFDSNDSILERFSGLLTVDELLSKLMIMNMNYEIEHPNDVAESTEDIDNNNQEQNIEQEEIIEHNSISSDDIKTDSKKKKCKKKK
- a CDS encoding peptidoglycan-binding protein, which encodes MKKILLNALVLASLISFGQDDYPPNAQPGKCYAKCLMPDVYETKTEQMLLKEAKTVQTVVPATYKTVTEQMLVKEASSKLIAVPAEYKTVTEQVLIKEASTKIVTTPAVYKTVTEQVLDKAASSKIVTIPATYKTVTETIKVADETTKWVKKKTSGCLSEDPDDCIIMCLETVPAQYKKVSKEVIDQPASTKEITIPAEYKTITKQVLVTPAAEQVIDIPAEYKTVTKTVLASPATTKKIDIPAEYKTVTKTVVDQPAAVKETTIPAEYQTITKNVLVKKGGYNEWKEILCGDKVTSYTISQIQQALLDRGYDVGPAGVDNILGKDTRQALIKYQQDNNLPVGNLNIETLKALGVKY